From a region of the Candidatus Dormiibacterota bacterium genome:
- the infA gene encoding translation initiation factor IF-1 has product MEMDATVVEPLPNAMFKVKLQTGQEVLAYTSGKMRKFYIRILIGDRVRVELSPYDLSRGRITFRYK; this is encoded by the coding sequence ATCGAGATGGACGCCACCGTGGTCGAGCCGCTTCCGAACGCGATGTTCAAGGTGAAGCTGCAGACCGGGCAGGAGGTGCTCGCCTACACCTCCGGGAAGATGCGCAAGTTCTACATCCGCATCCTCATCGGCGACCGGGTCCGGGTCGAGCTCAGTCCGTACGACCTGAGCCGCGGCCGCATCACCTTCCGCTACAAGTAG
- a CDS encoding NAD-dependent epimerase/dehydratase family protein has product MRTLVTGGAGFIGSTLVDALLAAGHEVTVLDDLSRGRREQVGAGARLVVGDVAGPTAREALLAARPEVVFHEAAQIDVRRSVAEPLLDTTINVLGTVNLLQGCVDAGVRRVVFASSGGAIYGDTEVVPTPETHAANPASHYGAAKQCGEAYGGVYRLLYGLEFVALRYANVYGPRQDPHGEAGVVAIFAERLLAGRPATINGDGGQTRDYVHVDDVVAANLLAMETPHPGAYNVATSVETDVTTLFGHIARACGSDAPPLHGPAKPGEQRRSCLEVRLAAERLGWRPRVGLAEGLANTVEHFRRATAARS; this is encoded by the coding sequence ATGAGGACGCTGGTCACCGGCGGAGCCGGCTTCATCGGCTCCACCCTGGTCGACGCGCTGCTCGCCGCCGGCCACGAGGTGACCGTGCTCGACGACCTCTCCCGGGGACGCCGCGAGCAGGTCGGCGCCGGCGCCCGGCTGGTGGTCGGCGACGTCGCCGGGCCCACCGCCCGGGAGGCGCTGCTCGCCGCCCGCCCCGAGGTGGTGTTCCACGAGGCCGCGCAGATCGACGTGCGCCGCTCGGTGGCCGAGCCGCTGCTCGACACCACCATCAACGTGCTCGGCACCGTGAACCTCCTCCAGGGCTGCGTCGACGCGGGCGTGCGCCGGGTGGTCTTCGCCTCCAGCGGCGGCGCCATCTACGGCGACACCGAGGTCGTCCCCACCCCCGAGACCCATGCCGCCAACCCGGCCTCGCACTACGGCGCCGCCAAGCAGTGCGGCGAGGCGTACGGCGGCGTCTACCGGCTGCTCTACGGGCTCGAGTTCGTGGCCCTGCGCTACGCGAACGTCTACGGCCCCCGGCAGGACCCCCATGGCGAGGCCGGGGTGGTCGCGATCTTCGCGGAGAGGCTGCTCGCCGGCCGGCCGGCGACGATCAACGGTGACGGCGGGCAGACCCGCGACTACGTCCACGTCGACGACGTGGTCGCCGCCAACCTGCTCGCGATGGAGACCCCCCACCCCGGCGCCTACAACGTCGCCACCTCGGTGGAGACCGACGTCACCACCCTGTTCGGCCACATCGCCCGCGCCTGCGGCAGCGACGCCCCACCGCTCCACGGACCGGCCAAGCCGGGCGAGCAGCGGCGCTCCTGCCTCGAGGTGCGCCTCGCCGCCGAGCGCCTCGGCTGGCGGCCGCGGGTCGGCCTCGCCGAGGGGCTCGCGAACACCGTCGAGCACTTCCGCCGGGCGACCGCAGCCCGCAGCTAG